ttttgccgaaatgctaagtgacgggggcgtaaacacaccagcatcggttgtcaagcaatgctagggggacaaacacagacacacaaacatacatatatacgacaggcttctttcagtttccgtccaccaaatccactcacaaggcattggtcggccagaggctatagcagaagacacttgccaaagatgccacgcagtgggactgaacctggaaccatgtggttggttagcaagctacttaccacacagccactcctgcgcctataattataaaatttccgATATTTTTTCAGTGACATTTAAACTGTAACCGGAGGCTTTGGTCACTCACATCTGCATGCCTCGTAGTGTTGAATTATTTTTCACACTCATTAAATAGACATTGCATTAGCCATATTCTCCATCATGACCTTAAGTCATTTACCTAAATTCTTCTTAAAGTGGtttgaagaattaaagaaatttaaCACTTGTCATTCGTCTCGACGAATAAATTCTTAGAGGAAAAGAAATTAGAATAAATTTATGCCTTCTCAAAGGTTTAAGTAGACCAAGGGAGAGCACTCCTGTAACATTTCTACTTCAACTATTGAaattgaatttggtttgcaagattctttatatgagttcgtgtgttgaagcatattctgttgtgtctggggagagtcattttttttttgtgtcttattatttaacacactcaccggtaaaatttccacttatttcttatttttatttcctaaaattttcgttgcatcttgcaaccttttcaagagtcaggactattgaaaaagttgcaagacgcaacgaaaaggcgatctttcgtctctagtagacctttccgtcgatttccgtaaaaaattttttttttttttacatatgggcttgcgggaacttttgaagtaatatacatacatatacacatataccgagtaaaaaatttcagttatctctttctttcacacacactaacagaagcacttcacttacacaacatactgtctgtctctcacaccccatcaaacacacacacacacatgtacatcaatgcttcacatgcacggtaacttcaaaagaacttccctcgtcatacaatcgctttctcttagtctctttcgctctcattacttcaaaagttcccgcaagcccatatgtaaaaaaaaaaaaattttttacggaaatcgacggaaaggtctactagagacgaaagatttcCCAAAGGCGATGTTCGCCAGGgtcagatatgtatgcatgtagaggtCTATGTGTAAGGCTGAACAAggaattaaaaagaataaaaaaaggtttTAAGGAACTTGCCAACCAAATAGTTTTACTTTTCCGGGACCGAAAACGACGGATTGCcatttttatttgttgtattGTCAAAAATCAATCCTCCTGTTAATTAATATTGCTACGTAGTTATTTAGTAATCCAAGGCGGctaggagctggcagaaacgttagcacgccgggcgaaatgcgtagtcgtatttcgtctgccctttacgttctgagttcaaattccgccgaggtcgactttgcctttcatcctttcggggtggataaattaagtatcagttacgtactggggtcgatataatctacttaacccgttcgtttgtccttgtttgtcccctctgtgtgtgtagcaaagaaataggtatttcgtctgccgttatgttctgagttcaaattccgccgagatcgactttgcatttcatcttttcggggtggataaattaagtaccagttacgcactgggatcgatagaATCTACTTAAtctgttcgtcctctctgtgtttagccccttgtgggtaatcaagaaataggtatttcgtcggccctttacgttctgagttcaaattccgccgagatcgactatgcctttcatcctttcggggtggataaattaagtaccagttacgtactgtggtCGATAGAATCTACTTAattcgttcgtctgtccttgtttgtcccctctatgtttagccccttgtgggcaataaagaaatatatttagtaatcCATATCAATTGCACCACTGTTTCCTTTGTAGTGGTTAGGTGTGTATGTAAACCGATTCATAATTGAAAAGAATTTACTTACAGGGTTTGATTCGTTATGGGTAcactacatacaaaatacatttgtGGGTGTCATATCAGGAATtaatatgttggtgtgtgtgcgttgttCATTTGAAACAGTAGTCGATCGGTCTCTGCCAAAACCTTCTGTAGGTGGACTGTCTCGTCTGTCTACCTGCCTCTGCTGTTTGTACCTAAATAGGTCGGCGCTTGTCCAGCTGAACTTCACATGACCGGCTGAGGTCGCAGGTCAAAGACAGATGATCAATCAGTTTTTGTCAGGACAAAGCAAACCTTTTTTCGCGCCTATTAATcgtcggcagaatcgttagcacgccgggcgaaatgcgtagccgtatttcggctgtcgttacgttgtgagttcaaattccgccaaggtcgactttgcctttcatcctttccgtaaattaagtaccagttacgctctgggggaaggggtctatgtaatcgacttaatacctatgtctctccttgtttgtcccctctgtgtttagccccttgtgggtaataaataaataggtttggacgaccgagaattcttggattcggtttcgaatcaaggcttggagaaggaagtgttaGTTCTTACACCTTGAATCTTTCTGCTTATGCTATCCCCAATTTCAAATATTTCCGTTTTCGACTCTCAAACCAGATAAAAACTTGTCATACCAATCCGCTAAAATgactttatactcttttacttgtttcagtcatttgactgcggccatgctggagcaccgtctttagtcgagcatatcgaccccaggacttattctttgtaagcctagtacttattctattggtctctttttgctgaaccccggggtcgtaaacacaacagcatcggttgtcaagcgatgttggggggggggggacaaacacagacacacacacacgcacatacatatatacgacgggcttctttcagtttccatttaccaaatccactcacaatgctttggttggcccgaggctatagtagaagacacttgatcaaggtaccacgcagtgggacagaacccagaaccatgtggttcgtaagcaagctacttaccacagccactcctacgcatatattcACATTTTCCAAGATAAATTCACGATTTTCTTACTACATGAACACTTTATACTAATTTACTCACTCTTCTCTACACTTCTTTCACAGTTTATCTTTAAAAGCACGGCGCATTTTCGATGAAATTGGGGAGTGTATGAAATTATCTTGGGTTATGCGAAACcccgaaacgaaaacaaaatatcgttcataatttctgtttcattttataaataatatgaatttttaatacttaagaagagtggtctcggtgcgcgcactcgcgcaagctagtcgatcctacgactacctggcaaagtaaataaaacactaaataaataattttttaaaaacaaagtaaataaaacacacaaacacaaggtaaataattaaaaaaaaaaatacaaaaacacaaaggatcgactagctagtgcgggtgcacgagtgcgcgcaccgggaccactcttcttaagtagtacctgttttttctttttttaattaaagttagcaaaatattgatttcaaatgtcgGCAAAGGCTcacaattttgagggagaggtgAGTCAATTACACACCCCCACCTGTGTtcaccttattttattgattccgaaaggaAAAAGTTGaacttggcgggatttgaaatcaaatcATAAACACAGACGGAATATTGCTGAGTATTTTTGCCCAGcttgcgaacgattctgccagctcgctaccttaaagttatctaaatactatattacatttttataacaGACTTACCGCATGATCTTCACgtctgctctctctctcgctcgctttcTGAAATTCAGGTCTCGCTGCATCGACGTAGCGATACGGAGGGGAGGTAAATCTAGTTTTACCAAAACTACTGTTAAGGACGTAAGGGGCCACACGATAGCGCCTGTTTTTAATCTGATGTTTTTTTTATAGTGCACCACtcgttggggttagggttagggttacacaGAAAACGGGGGGGGCTACGGATTTCTTCCCTCACTTACACAAGGGCCGCTTGGTAAAACTAGATTACCTCCCCTTTAGATGCGTCGGGACCTCTGTAATTAAATAGTACCAAAACTACTAATGGttctaaaaataaaatgagatcacATCAGGCTCAGGGaggtcatctctctctctctatatatatatatatgcattggctgtgtgataagtagcttgtttaccaactgcatggttccaagttcagtcccactgcgtggcaccttgggcaagtgtcttctactatagcctcgggccgaccaaagccttgtgagtggatttggtagatggaaactgaaagaagcccgtcgtatatatgtatatatatatatatatatgtatatatatatatatgtgtgtgtgtgtatgtccccctagcattgcttgataaccgatgctggtgtgtttacgtccccgtcacttagtggttcggcaaaagagaccgatagaataagtactgggcttacaaagaataagtcccggggtcgagttgcttgattacaggtggtgctccagcatggccgcagtcaaatgactgaaacaagaaaaagagtaaaagagagagcctcgtctggcacctgtgtcggtggcacataaaaaacaccatccgagcgtggccgtctgccagcctcgtctggtacctgtgtcggtggcacataaaaaacaccatccgagcatggccgtctgccagcctcgtctggcacctgtgtcggtggcacataaaatcacccactacactctcggagtggttggcgttaggaagggcatccagctgtagaaacactgccacatctgactggcctggtgcagccttcgggcttcccagaccccagttgaaccgtccaacccatgctagcatggaaagcggacgttaaacgatgatgatgatgatgatgatgatatgtagatacacatacatatctatctatctatatatatttttttttcttgggacCATAAGTTACTaaagatatcacaatgatatctTTCCTGtgcaaatgtgtttgtgtttagatAAGTGacaattttcagagaatgattttatgcgtgtatatactgtatatacttgTGGATAGGTCACACCCTTAGTTTGGGATTATCGAAGTAGGTATTTGTAGTTTACTTACAGATAGGTTGTAGTATAATCTGGGGTATTACTCGGCCCTTTTTTTAACATAAATATAACTAATATTTGTTAAGTATtatcaaatactcttttacttgtttcagtcatgtgactgcggccatgctggagcaccgcctctagtcgagaaaatcgaccccgggacttattctttgtaagcccagtacttattctattggtctcttttgccaaaccgctaagtgacggggacgtaaacacaccagcatcagttgtcaagcaatgttagggggacaaacacatacatatatatatatacatatatacgacaggcttctttcagtttccgtctaccaaatccactcataaggctttggtcggcccgaggctatagtagaagacatttgcccaaggtgccatgcagtgggactgaacccggaaccatatggttggtgagcaagctacataccacacagccactcctacgcctatatatatatatatattgcaagttatggatgattcttttatgacttcattgctttcaggcttagcttaaggtattttcgcgcctgacaggacaaaatgcgtctgaataaacattgcctgacagcaaaatagagactcggacattgcttagaaaatatttttcattttcaacctcgtatatagtacgcactagggattttgacctttgaattttgggaaaaaaagtgtggattatactcgaggatttatggtacaaggttttgaaaaaataagtactgaggctgatttgtttgattaaaccctgCAAAGTGGTGGCCCCAGCaaggctgctgtccaatgactgaaacaagtaaaaaaataagagaaaaatgcaaatattttatcacaaatttTTACATAAATTTCTCAGTAATTTGTTCTTTCTGCTTCCATTTCTAGAGAATTCTTCAAACAAACCATTTCAATATTGTctccgttgtgtgtgtttgttctaatTAAAATGACACACAAATGATTCCCCACAGATTCAACAATTAGGTTTTTCACCTGTGTGTCttcgtttatgtttatttaagtCACCTTTACAGGTAAATGATTTCTCACAAATGTCACAATGATACGGCCTTTCTCCAGTGTGGCTACGAATGTGAACAATAAGATCGGAATTATcgaagaatgattttccacagatttcacagtggaaTGTCTTTTCTCCTCCATGTTCCCGTTTGTGTCTTTttaaattatctctctctatataaacggcagtttgtctgtgcgttttctgtgtgtctgttttctcgtaccctcaccctgaccacggctttcaaccgattctgatgaaacttgacacacacatagcccaatgtcataattcaaaactaacgcagcgaaaattttgaaaagttcccccagttctgaaaaaaatcgataaattcgacatggggtcgagaatcagaaacccaaaccacagaccgtctaggggacgcaactccacctttttaactctcaaaaaaatttaccatcattttttccccatttttttgctattttttggctataactctctaaaaatgctttatagttatttcccttacaaacctgagcaacgccgggcgatactgctagtaatcatTAAAATAGGACTTGCCACATGTTTCACAATGGAAGGCTTTTTCCCCCCATGTGTTGTAGTTTGTGTCTTCTTAAACTACTGCTACGGAAGAAAGATTTCCTACATGTGTCACAATGATAAGGCTTTTCCCCAGTGTGACTACGAATGTGGGCAATAAGACTACAATTATCAAAGAAAGATTTCCCACATGTGTCACAGTGAAATGTTTTTTCTCCCACATGAATTCTTTTGTGTCGTTTTAAATTACAATTATTGAAATAAGATTTTCCGCATTCTGCACAGTGGAATTCTTTTTTCTCACTGTGTATAATTTTGTGTCTGGTTAAATTGCTGTCAGAGGAGAAATATTTCTCACATACGACACAAAAGAACGGTTTTTCCCCCGTATGTACCCTTTTATGACTTTTTAAAGAACTCTTGGTGACAAACGACATTCCACAGATTTCACACTGAAATCGTTTTTCTCCAGAGTGAATTCTTTTGTGTTTAACAAAACGAAACTTCACCAAGAAAGATTTCCCGCATACTTCACAATTATAAGGTCTTTCGTCACAGTGTATCCGTTTGTGAATTCTGAGAGAGTAACTGCTGGCAACCGACTTTCcgcagatttcacagtgaaacgTTTTTCCACCATCATGTTCCTTCCTGTGTCTTTTTAAATCACAATTATCAAAGCAAGACtttccacatatttcacaacGGAAGGCCTTTTCCCTAATGTGTTGTTGTCTGTGTCTTTTTAAATTACTGTTACAAGAGAAAGATTTctcacagatgtcacaatgataaggtttttctccagtgtgactACGAATGTGAGCCGTAAGACTACAATTATCAAAGAAAGATTTCCCGCAAATTTCACAATGAAATGTTTTTTCGCCatcatgttttattttgtgtCTTTTCAAATCGCAATTATTAAAATAAGATTTCCCACATAATTCACAATGGAATTCTCTTTTCCCAACGTGTATTATTTTGTGCCTGGTTAAATTACTGTTTGAGGAGAAATATTTCTCGCATACATCACAAAAGAACGGTTTTTCCCCCGTGTGGACTCGTTTGTGACTTGTTAAAGAACTCTTATCCACAAACGACATTCCACAGATCTCACAGTGGAattgtttttccccagtatgaatccTCTTGTGTTTAATGAGATGGAACTTCACCAGGAAAGATTTCCCGCATATCACACAACCATAAGGTCTTTCATTAGAGTGTATCCTTCTATGGACCCCAAGAGAATAACTGGTAGTAAACGTCTTTTCGCAGATCTCACAGTGGAATGGCCTCTCTCCGGTATGAACTCTTTTGTGGGTTGTTAAATGATTTTTAGATATGAAAGATTTATGACAGATTTCACAACAATAGGGGTTGTCCCTTGAGTGAATTTTCTTgtgttttgtaaaataatttttattaacaaATGATTTCCGACATATTTTACAACGGAATGGTTTTTCCCCAGAGTGTAGACTCTTGTGATTCGTTAAGCAATTAAGAACAGCAAATTCTTTCCCACATGTCTCACAACGGTAAGGTTTCTCTCCAGAATGAATTCGTTTGTGCTTCATTAAATAGTTATTACTGACAAATGATTTCTCACATATCTTACAATGGAATGGTCTTTCTCCAGAGTGAATCCGTTTATGATTCGTTAAAGAACAATTAATGGCGAAAGAtttcccacaaatatcacaatggtaaGGTTTCTCCCCAGAATGGACTTTTTTATGCCTTGTTAAATGACTTTTAGCAACGAAAGACTTATTACAAATTTCACAACAATAAAGCCTGCCTTCAGTGTGAAACCTTTTGTGGTTCGTAAAATAACTTTTATCGACAAAAGATTTTCCGCATATATCACAGTGGTAACGTTTCTCCCTATTATGAATCCTTTTGTGAGTTGTTAAACAGCTAAGAATTGCAAAGGGTttgccacagacatcacaatgataaggtttttcGCCAGTGTGACTACGGATGTGGACAACAAGCTGAACGTTCTTTGCATACGATTTCCCACAGACTTCGCAATGAAATGGTTTTCCTTCTGTGTGTAGTTTTTTGTGATTTGCTAAACACCTATTACTGGAAAATGACTTTCGACATATCTTacaattaatatttttctctgaTGACTTTTCTTTATGAGATAAAGGTTTATTACCATAAGACAAAGCTTCCTCAGCACT
The window above is part of the Octopus sinensis linkage group LG28, ASM634580v1, whole genome shotgun sequence genome. Proteins encoded here:
- the LOC115225582 gene encoding zinc finger protein 62 homolog isoform X3; the encoded protein is MEDGNHSDTSNTTVSGNIDSVKQTSSAEEALSYGNKPLSHKEKSSEKNINCKICRKSFSSNRCLANHKKLHTEGKPFHCEVCGKSYAKNVQLVVHIRSHTGEKPYHCDVCGKPFAILSCLTTHKRIHNREKRYHCDICGKSFVDKSYFTNHKRFHTEGRLYCCEICNKSFVAKSHLTRHKKVHSGEKPYHCDICGKSFAINCSLTNHKRIHSGERPFHCKICEKSFVSNNYLMKHKRIHSGEKPYRCETCGKEFAVLNCLTNHKSLHSGEKPFRCKICRKSFVNKNYFTKHKKIHSRDNPYCCEICHKSFISKNHLTTHKRVHTGERPFHCEICEKTFTTSYSLGVHRRIHSNERPYGCVICGKSFLVKFHLIKHKRIHTGEKQFHCEICGMSFVDKSSLTSHKRVHTGEKPFFCDVCEKYFSSNSNLTRHKIIHVGKREFHCELCGKSYFNNCDLKRHKIKHDGEKTFHCEICGKSFFDNCSLTAHIRSHTGEKPYHCDICEKSFSCNSNLKRHRQQHIREKAFRCEICGKSCFDNCDLKRHRKEHDGGKTFHCEICGKSVASSYSLRIHKRIHCDERPYNCEVCGKSFLVKFRFVKHKRIHSGEKRFQCEICGMSFVTKSSLKSHKRVHTGEKPFFCVVCEKYFSSDSNLTRHKIIHSEKKEFHCAECGKSYFNNCNLKRHKRIHVGEKTFHCDTCGKSFFDNCSLIAHIRSHTGEKPYHCDICEKSFTCKGDLNKHKRRHTGEKPNC
- the LOC115225582 gene encoding zinc finger protein 62 homolog isoform X2, with product MEDGSHSDTSNTNVSDIKDSVKQMSGGKKLFSYDKKTSSCEGKSSKRNINCEICGKSFSSNRCLANHKKLHTEGKPFHCEVCGKSYAKNVQLVVHIRSHTGEKPYHCDVCGKPFAILSCLTTHKRIHNREKRYHCDICGKSFVDKSYFTNHKRFHTEGRLYCCEICNKSFVAKSHLTRHKKVHSGEKPYHCDICGKSFAINCSLTNHKRIHSGERPFHCKICEKSFVSNNYLMKHKRIHSGEKPYRCETCGKEFAVLNCLTNHKSLHSGEKPFRCKICRKSFVNKNYFTKHKKIHSRDNPYCCEICHKSFISKNHLTTHKRVHTGERPFHCEICEKTFTTSYSLGVHRRIHSNERPYGCVICGKSFLVKFHLIKHKRIHTGEKQFHCEICGMSFVDKSSLTSHKRVHTGEKPFFCDVCEKYFSSNSNLTRHKIIHVGKREFHCELCGKSYFNNCDLKRHKIKHDGEKTFHCEICGKSFFDNCSLTAHIRSHTGEKPYHCDICEKSFSCNSNLKRHRQQHIREKAFRCEICGKSCFDNCDLKRHRKEHDGGKTFHCEICGKSVASSYSLRIHKRIHCDERPYNCEVCGKSFLVKFRFVKHKRIHSGEKRFQCEICGMSFVTKSSLKSHKRVHTGEKPFFCVVCEKYFSSDSNLTRHKIIHSEKKEFHCAECGKSYFNNCNLKRHKRIHVGEKTFHCDTCGKSFFDNCSLIAHIRSHTGEKPYHCDTCRKSFFDNSDLIVHIRSHTGERPYHCDICEKSFTCKGDLNKHKRRHTGEKPNC
- the LOC115225582 gene encoding zinc finger protein 91-like isoform X1 — encoded protein: MEDGNHSDTSNTTVSGNIDSVKQTSSAEEALSYGNKPLSHKEKSSEKNINCKICRKSFSSNRCLANHKKLHTEGKPFHCEVCGKSYAKNVQLVVHIRSHTGEKPYHCDVCGKPFAILSCLTTHKRIHNREKRYHCDICGKSFVDKSYFTNHKRFHTEGRLYCCEICNKSFVAKSHLTRHKKVHSGEKPYHCDICGKSFAINCSLTNHKRIHSGERPFHCKICEKSFVSNNYLMKHKRIHSGEKPYRCETCGKEFAVLNCLTNHKSLHSGEKPFRCKICRKSFVNKNYFTKHKKIHSRDNPYCCEICHKSFISKNHLTTHKRVHTGERPFHCEICEKTFTTSYSLGVHRRIHSNERPYGCVICGKSFLVKFHLIKHKRIHTGEKQFHCEICGMSFVDKSSLTSHKRVHTGEKPFFCDVCEKYFSSNSNLTRHKIIHVGKREFHCELCGKSYFNNCDLKRHKIKHDGEKTFHCEICGKSFFDNCSLTAHIRSHTGEKPYHCDICEKSFSCNSNLKRHRQQHIREKAFRCEICGKSCFDNCDLKRHRKEHDGGKTFHCEICGKSVASSYSLRIHKRIHCDERPYNCEVCGKSFLVKFRFVKHKRIHSGEKRFQCEICGMSFVTKSSLKSHKRVHTGEKPFFCVVCEKYFSSDSNLTRHKIIHSEKKEFHCAECGKSYFNNCNLKRHKRIHVGEKTFHCDTCGKSFFDNCSLIAHIRSHTGEKPYHCDTCRKSFFDNSDLIVHIRSHTGERPYHCDICEKSFTCKGDLNKHKRRHTGEKPNC